The Bartonella grahamii subsp. shimonis region ACTTGAACAATCAGTCCCATGAGAACCTGCTCCACCACCCCCAAAGCCACGCCCCGCTTTTCCTGAACTATATGAGCCTTGTCCCGTTCCTCCAGAGCCCCCCCTTGATGTATCACCCCCATTACCGCTTGTCTTCTCAACCATTCCTTTCGTTCCAGCACAACCATTTCCGCCTTTGGCAATTCCTGGATATTTGTCTGTTGCTAAACCAAAATTTCCTCCCACTCCTCCAGCACCACCAGAGCCTGAATAGAAGGAAGTCGTACTCCCAGTAATCGAGTGAGAGATACGGGCGTCAGCTCCCCCACCACCATGTCCTCCTGTAGCAGTAATAAAATTCTTGCCAACGGTTGTTGTTCCTCCAGAATTACCTTCTACATAGCGTTTTGCAACAGCAGCTCCTCCTTTTCCAATTGTGATATCTTGATGCCCGTTTAAACTGGCTTTATAGCCATACCACACGGAACAACCACCGCCACCACCTCCTCCTCCCAAATATGGCGTATCCGATCCACCACCACTACCCCCACCACCCCAGGCTGTAATTTCGACTTTGGTTTTATCCGTTACCCAGTCGGGCCATTCAATTTTCCCATCATGTGTATAGAGCAATATTGTCAAATACACAGAGTTATTCTTTATTTTGATCTTTCCTTAATTCTGTAATGGGAACACCATTAATACCCCAATTGTCTGTCTCCACTTCATCAATCACTAC contains the following coding sequences:
- a CDS encoding glycine-rich domain-containing protein: MYLTILLYTHDGKIEWPDWVTDKTKVEITAWGGGGSGGGSDTPYLGGGGGGGGCSVWYGYKASLNGHQDITIGKGGAAVAKRYVEGNSGGTTTVGKNFITATGGHGGGGADARISHSITGSTTSFYSGSGGAGGVGGNFGLATDKYPGIAKGGNGCAGTKGMVEKTSGNGGDTSRGGSGGTGQGSYSSGKAGRGFGGGGAGSHGTDCSSGAGADGAVFIRLWKE